In the Pseudomonas sp. ADAK2 genome, one interval contains:
- a CDS encoding alpha/beta fold hydrolase yields MPFATIDGQPLHYTDQGTGPAVLLAGSYLWDQAMWAPQIAALSQQYRVIALDLWGHGQSGKLPEGTTSLDDIARQALALLDHLDIDRVTLVGLSVGGMWGVRLALSAPQRLNGLVLMDTYVGVEPEPTRQYYFSLFKQIEDSGLIAPQLLDIVVPIFFRPGIDPQSALYQDFRASLAALPAERLRESIVPMGRITFGRDDLLPRLAELNPETTLVMCGDQDKPRPPTEAREMAELIGCPCVLVPEAGHISNLENPGFVTQALLAFLSEQNLA; encoded by the coding sequence ATGCCCTTCGCAACAATAGACGGACAACCCCTGCATTACACCGACCAAGGCACCGGCCCCGCCGTGCTGCTGGCCGGCAGCTATCTGTGGGACCAGGCCATGTGGGCGCCGCAGATTGCCGCGTTGTCGCAGCAGTACCGGGTGATCGCCCTGGACCTCTGGGGCCACGGTCAATCCGGAAAACTCCCCGAAGGCACGACCTCGCTGGATGACATCGCACGCCAGGCCTTGGCACTGCTCGATCATCTGGACATCGATCGCGTCACCCTGGTCGGGTTGTCGGTGGGTGGCATGTGGGGCGTGCGTCTGGCGCTGTCGGCACCGCAGCGGCTCAACGGCCTGGTGCTGATGGACACTTACGTCGGTGTCGAGCCCGAGCCGACTCGCCAGTACTATTTCTCGCTGTTCAAACAGATTGAAGACAGCGGCCTGATCGCGCCGCAGTTGCTGGACATCGTGGTGCCGATCTTCTTCCGTCCGGGCATCGATCCGCAGTCGGCGCTGTATCAGGACTTCCGCGCATCTTTGGCCGCGTTGCCGGCAGAGCGTCTGCGCGAGAGCATTGTGCCGATGGGGAGGATTACGTTCGGGCGGGATGATCTGTTGCCGCGTTTAGCAGAATTGAATCCTGAAACCACCCTGGTGATGTGCGGCGATCAGGACAAGCCGCGACCGCCAACCGAAGCGCGGGAGATGGCTGAATTGATCGGTTGCCCGTGTGTGCTGGTGCCGGAGGCGGGGCATATTTCCAATCTGGAGAATCCGGGGTTTGTGACGCAGGCGTTGTTGGCGTTTTTGTCCGAGCAGAATCTCGCGTAG
- a CDS encoding ParB/Srx family N-terminal domain-containing protein, whose translation MEQFFWRDLEDQQGQWAGLSIEVNRPRQGKPPLHLLSGNNCRLKLMLNDTPLLWATIATSYYGAWLVRNPQPVQLDLLPVPAISSADVEHHAHLPPEQRIKAWSRYFITQLMAHQADFLYPGHWVARPMLPIARGHRGERLSGWYFSTQEEVSCHLPQWSARGAGILDNVQPSPAKWLDWDLGPVIGLHTVDLLAGRLKWWRKKAREGSLPPILLWYVGGMCSYVIIDGHYRLQAALAENVQPAFIVLSSTETKPVKLSVDAQQRVLSSLMLQSEKNPGFDVRTLNQALINTFDDRPGHWPGTHTWAGIASDQEWRDEVTRFLEDQGATDDLEDILGRCQRWEE comes from the coding sequence GTGGAGCAATTCTTCTGGCGCGATCTTGAAGATCAACAGGGACAGTGGGCCGGCCTGAGCATCGAGGTCAACCGCCCGAGGCAAGGCAAACCGCCGCTGCACCTGCTCAGTGGCAACAACTGCCGGCTGAAGTTGATGCTCAACGACACCCCGTTGCTCTGGGCCACCATTGCCACCTCGTATTACGGTGCGTGGCTGGTGCGCAACCCTCAGCCGGTGCAACTGGACTTGCTGCCGGTGCCTGCCATCAGCTCCGCGGACGTCGAGCACCACGCCCACTTGCCGCCCGAGCAGCGCATCAAGGCCTGGAGCCGGTACTTCATCACTCAGTTGATGGCGCATCAGGCGGACTTCCTCTATCCCGGCCATTGGGTAGCGCGGCCAATGTTGCCCATTGCGCGCGGCCACCGGGGCGAGCGCCTGAGCGGCTGGTATTTCTCGACGCAGGAGGAAGTGTCGTGCCATTTGCCACAGTGGTCGGCGCGCGGCGCTGGCATTCTCGATAATGTGCAGCCCTCACCGGCGAAGTGGCTCGATTGGGACTTGGGGCCGGTGATCGGTTTGCACACGGTGGATCTGCTCGCCGGGCGTCTGAAATGGTGGCGCAAGAAGGCGCGAGAAGGCAGCTTGCCGCCAATCCTGCTGTGGTACGTCGGCGGTATGTGCTCCTACGTGATCATCGATGGGCACTATCGCTTGCAGGCAGCGCTCGCCGAGAACGTCCAGCCAGCGTTTATTGTGTTGAGTTCTACCGAGACCAAACCGGTCAAACTGTCCGTCGATGCGCAACAGCGGGTGCTGAGTTCGTTGATGCTGCAAAGCGAGAAGAACCCGGGTTTTGACGTGCGGACATTGAATCAGGCGTTGATCAACACCTTCGATGACCGGCCGGGCCACTGGCCGGGAACCCACACTTGGGCCGGCATTGCGTCAGACCAGGAGTGGCGCGATGAGGTCACACGGTTCTTGGAGGATCAGGGGGCGACGGATGATCTGGAGGACATCCTCGGGCGATGCCAACGCTGGGAAGAGTGA
- the dsbG gene encoding thiol:disulfide interchange protein DsbG, with translation MPRLRHLLTLTLGAALLHLPSAQAAEELPEAIKKIEAKGAKIVGQFDAPDGLRGYAAQYQNRGMALYLTPDGKHVLLGNLYDADGNDLSSAPLQKLVYAPMSKEVWGKMEASNWIGDGNKDAPRVVYLFSDPNCPYCNMFWEQARPWVKSGKVQLRHIMVGIIREDSPGKSAALLAAKDPSKALAEHEKAGKESALKAMKDVPPAIQAKLAANMQLMEDLELQATPAIFYMDDKGELQQQQGAPSPDKLLKILGPK, from the coding sequence ATGCCCCGCCTCCGCCACCTGCTGACCCTGACCCTGGGCGCAGCCCTGCTGCACTTGCCGTCGGCGCAGGCTGCTGAAGAATTGCCCGAAGCGATCAAGAAGATCGAAGCCAAGGGCGCGAAAATCGTCGGCCAGTTCGATGCACCGGACGGTTTGCGCGGTTATGCGGCGCAATACCAGAACCGTGGCATGGCGCTGTACCTGACGCCCGATGGCAAGCACGTATTGCTCGGCAATCTGTACGACGCCGACGGCAACGACCTGAGCAGCGCGCCATTGCAGAAACTGGTGTACGCGCCGATGTCCAAGGAAGTCTGGGGCAAGATGGAAGCGAGCAACTGGATCGGTGACGGCAACAAGGACGCACCGCGCGTCGTCTATCTGTTCAGCGACCCGAACTGCCCTTACTGCAATATGTTCTGGGAACAGGCGCGGCCATGGGTCAAGTCGGGCAAGGTGCAGCTGCGGCACATCATGGTCGGCATCATCCGCGAAGACAGCCCGGGCAAATCCGCCGCGCTGCTGGCCGCCAAGGACCCGAGCAAAGCCCTGGCAGAACACGAAAAGGCCGGCAAGGAAAGCGCACTCAAAGCCATGAAAGACGTGCCACCGGCGATCCAGGCGAAACTGGCGGCGAACATGCAGTTGATGGAAGACCTGGAATTGCAGGCGACCCCGGCGATTTTCTACATGGACGACAAGGGCGAGTTGCAGCAACAGCAAGGCGCACCATCGCCGGACAAATTGTTGAAGATTCTCGGGCCGAAGTAA
- a CDS encoding TlpA disulfide reductase family protein: MLTFTLGTFAIALNHLLLISALALATFVGWRVAKRGGENPESVLFSLFLLGMLAARISFVIAYWAQYRNDPWQIIDLRDGGFLAWPGVIVLILAALYRGWRRPGLRRPLGFGVGTGLLFWLLATFSLTIYEQGTRLPDITLRNAAGETVQLADYQGGPLVINLWATWCPPCRREMPVLENAQQQRPDLTFLFVNQAESMQSVATFLETQGLSLSNVLFDGSGRLGQAVGSMALPTTLFYSNDGRLLGSHLGELSEASLARALENFDAPNPATRKLPCPASATC, from the coding sequence ATGCTGACCTTTACCCTCGGCACCTTTGCCATCGCGCTTAACCACCTGCTGCTGATCAGTGCCCTGGCACTGGCCACCTTCGTCGGCTGGCGGGTGGCCAAGCGCGGTGGGGAGAATCCCGAGTCGGTGTTGTTCAGCCTGTTCCTGCTGGGCATGTTGGCGGCGCGGATCAGTTTCGTGATCGCCTACTGGGCGCAATATCGCAACGACCCGTGGCAGATCATCGACCTGCGCGATGGCGGTTTTCTGGCCTGGCCGGGAGTGATCGTGCTGATCCTCGCAGCGCTGTATCGCGGCTGGCGTCGACCGGGTTTGCGCCGGCCACTGGGTTTCGGGGTGGGCACTGGCCTGCTGTTCTGGTTGCTGGCGACCTTCTCCCTGACGATCTACGAACAAGGCACACGCCTGCCGGACATCACGTTGCGCAATGCCGCCGGCGAAACCGTGCAACTGGCCGACTACCAGGGTGGCCCGCTGGTCATCAACCTCTGGGCCACCTGGTGCCCGCCGTGTCGCCGGGAGATGCCCGTGCTGGAAAACGCCCAGCAACAGCGCCCGGACCTGACCTTCCTGTTCGTCAACCAGGCCGAAAGCATGCAGAGCGTCGCCACCTTCCTGGAAACCCAGGGCCTGAGCCTGTCCAACGTGCTGTTCGACGGCAGTGGCCGCCTGGGCCAGGCCGTCGGTTCCATGGCCTTGCCGACTACGCTGTTCTATAGCAACGACGGTCGCCTGCTGGGCAGCCATCTGGGCGAATTGTCGGAAGCCAGCCTGGCCCGCGCCCTGGAAAACTTCGACGCCCCCAATCCCGCCACAAGGAAACTGCCATGCCCCGCCTCCGCCACCTGCTGA
- the dsbD gene encoding protein-disulfide reductase DsbD — MRQLLFLFALLISGLAQAGTNPFETKPDFLPVEQAFVFTSERLESGETQLFWQIADGYYLYQKRLKFDGLAPEHTPALPEGESHSDEFFGEQPVYRQGLELKIPAGATGKVKVGFQGCADAGLCYPPQTQVVDLGGAAAIPAANEAPDQALASNLQQRALGWSLLVFFGLGLLLAFTPCTLPMLPILAGLIVGSGASPKRGFALATSYVICMALVYAAMGVLASLLGANLQALLQNPWLLGSFAAVFVLLALPMFGFFELQLPVAVRDRLENVSRNQRGGSLIGAGVLGALSGLLVGPCMTAPLAGALLYIAQSGNAVHGGLILFAMGIGMGIPLLLLVTVGNRFLPKPGAWMNLLKGVFGFLFLATALLMLRPVLDQSLWIGLCGALLLIAAYSAWKQSEGFARIAHVFGASSLLLGVWGSLLLIGAAGGSDDLFKPLQVYAASNASNAANPVGHEAFTTIKDPAALQRELDAAQAQGQWVLLDYYADWCVSCKVMEKQVFAKPQVLDALKDVRLLRLDVTADNAASRELLGRYKVPGPPSLLWIGADGSERRSQRITGEVDAETFLQRWNTTREAR; from the coding sequence ATGCGTCAACTGTTGTTCCTCTTTGCTCTCTTGATCTCGGGTCTGGCCCAGGCCGGGACCAATCCGTTCGAGACCAAGCCCGATTTTCTCCCCGTCGAACAGGCATTTGTCTTTACCTCCGAACGCCTTGAATCCGGTGAAACCCAGCTGTTCTGGCAAATCGCCGACGGTTATTACCTGTATCAGAAACGCCTGAAATTCGATGGCCTGGCCCCGGAGCACACACCAGCATTACCTGAAGGCGAGTCGCACAGCGATGAGTTCTTCGGCGAACAGCCGGTCTATCGCCAAGGCCTGGAACTGAAGATCCCGGCCGGGGCTACCGGGAAGGTCAAGGTTGGGTTCCAGGGTTGTGCCGACGCAGGTTTGTGCTATCCACCGCAAACCCAGGTCGTCGATCTGGGCGGCGCTGCCGCGATACCCGCTGCCAACGAAGCACCGGACCAGGCCCTGGCCAGCAACCTGCAACAGCGGGCGCTGGGCTGGAGTTTGCTGGTGTTCTTTGGATTGGGTCTGTTGCTGGCTTTCACCCCTTGCACGTTGCCAATGCTGCCGATCCTCGCCGGTTTGATCGTCGGTAGCGGCGCTTCGCCCAAACGCGGTTTCGCCCTGGCCACCAGCTATGTGATTTGCATGGCGCTGGTGTATGCGGCGATGGGCGTGTTGGCGTCGCTGCTGGGCGCCAACCTGCAAGCGCTGCTGCAAAATCCCTGGCTGTTGGGCAGTTTCGCAGCGGTGTTCGTGTTGCTCGCCTTGCCGATGTTCGGCTTCTTCGAATTGCAATTGCCGGTGGCGGTGCGTGATCGCCTGGAAAACGTTTCGCGCAATCAACGCGGCGGCAGCCTGATCGGTGCCGGTGTGCTGGGGGCCTTGTCCGGTCTGTTGGTCGGCCCGTGCATGACCGCGCCACTGGCCGGTGCCCTGCTTTATATCGCCCAGAGCGGCAATGCCGTGCACGGCGGGTTGATCCTGTTCGCCATGGGTATTGGCATGGGTATTCCGCTGTTGTTGCTGGTGACCGTCGGCAACCGTTTCCTGCCCAAGCCCGGCGCGTGGATGAATTTGCTCAAGGGTGTGTTCGGTTTCCTGTTCCTCGCCACTGCGCTGCTGATGCTGCGTCCGGTGCTGGATCAGTCCTTGTGGATCGGCTTGTGCGGCGCCCTGCTGTTGATCGCTGCCTACAGCGCCTGGAAGCAGTCGGAAGGTTTCGCTCGCATCGCCCATGTGTTCGGCGCCAGCTCGCTGTTGCTCGGCGTCTGGGGCAGCCTGCTGCTGATCGGCGCAGCGGGTGGCAGCGATGATCTGTTCAAGCCGTTGCAGGTTTATGCCGCTTCAAACGCCAGCAATGCTGCTAACCCTGTCGGCCATGAAGCCTTCACCACGATCAAGGACCCCGCCGCCCTGCAACGGGAACTCGATGCGGCGCAGGCCCAGGGCCAGTGGGTGCTGCTGGACTACTACGCCGACTGGTGCGTGTCGTGCAAAGTCATGGAAAAACAGGTCTTCGCCAAACCGCAGGTATTGGACGCATTAAAAGACGTGCGCTTGCTACGGCTGGACGTGACCGCCGACAATGCCGCCAGTCGCGAACTGCTTGGCCGCTACAAAGTGCCGGGGCCGCCCAGTTTGCTGTGGATCGGTGCCGACGGCAGCGAGCGCCGCAGCCAGCGCATCACCGGTGAGGTGGATGCCGAGACCTTCCTGCAACGCTGGAACACTACCCGAGAAGCCCGTTAA
- a CDS encoding response regulator, with translation MHVLVCEDDELIASGIVAGLTAQGLTVEHVATASSARAILKVAEFDVMVLDLGLPDEDGLKLLQQLRHNGLEIPVLILTARDAVTDRVDGLQAGADDYLLKPFDLRELAARLHTLLRRVAGRSVNLIEHGALTYDPSSRETMLAGQPVDLSRREQSLLQALLHNRGRVLSTEQLKDSVYGFNDELESNALNVHIHHLRRKLGNGIVETVRGLGYRLGPADGGDQSK, from the coding sequence ATGCACGTACTGGTTTGCGAAGACGATGAGCTGATCGCCAGCGGCATCGTCGCCGGCCTCACCGCCCAGGGCCTGACCGTGGAGCACGTGGCCACGGCGTCATCGGCCCGGGCGATACTCAAGGTCGCCGAATTCGACGTCATGGTGCTCGACCTCGGTCTGCCCGACGAAGACGGCCTCAAGCTGTTGCAGCAGTTGCGCCACAACGGCCTGGAGATTCCGGTGCTGATTCTCACCGCCCGGGATGCGGTCACTGACCGGGTCGATGGCCTGCAAGCCGGTGCTGACGATTACCTGCTCAAACCCTTCGACCTGCGTGAACTCGCGGCGCGCCTGCACACTTTGTTGCGGCGGGTGGCCGGACGTAGCGTCAACCTGATCGAACACGGCGCGCTGACTTACGATCCGAGCAGTCGCGAAACCATGCTCGCCGGCCAACCGGTAGACCTGTCGCGCCGCGAGCAATCGCTGTTGCAGGCCTTGTTGCACAACCGTGGCCGGGTGCTGTCCACCGAGCAGTTGAAGGACAGCGTCTATGGCTTCAACGATGAGCTGGAAAGTAATGCGCTCAACGTTCATATCCATCACCTGCGGCGTAAACTCGGGAATGGCATCGTCGAGACGGTGCGCGGCCTGGGCTATCGCCTGGGGCCGGCGGACGGCGGAGATCAATCGAAGTGA
- a CDS encoding ATP-binding protein — protein MMSLRLRLSLTLGAAFALIWALAAAWMLSDLRNQMMFSLDQRLVASARMVAGLMEQLPALPTKGEGTHFSAEQLNVPGGMACQVSSLRGEILARSHTDPQQTLEAEKMGFHDQMIDGAPWRSFTLARGDLRITTADRQIEREALNMSILLAASVPVGVALLGCLCLLWLGIGQGLAPLNRMRDALMRRSADSLEPLQIQPLPSELQPLLDTQNQLFQRIGRTIERERRLTGDAAHELRSPLTAIKTHLQVARMTDGAARDQSLARAEEGADRLHRTLEQLLLLARVEGSLSFDDGVQCSAEQVAKLAIQDAASGDRQRIKFQPPTKCSAAPVQMPAVLSIAALRNLLDNALRHTPSDGAVELSLETTGNRVRFVVRDHGPGIAEDDLQHLTQRFWRNGQSTGCGLGLAIVQAIVQRCACTLHFDSRPDGLRVELTMPLQTI, from the coding sequence GTGATGAGCCTGCGTTTGCGCCTGAGCCTGACCCTCGGCGCCGCGTTTGCGCTGATCTGGGCGCTGGCGGCAGCCTGGATGCTCAGCGACCTGCGTAACCAGATGATGTTTTCCCTTGACCAGCGACTGGTGGCGTCGGCGCGCATGGTCGCCGGCCTGATGGAGCAATTGCCGGCCCTGCCGACCAAAGGCGAGGGCACCCATTTCAGCGCTGAACAATTGAATGTCCCCGGTGGCATGGCCTGTCAGGTCAGTTCGTTGCGCGGCGAAATCCTTGCCCGCAGTCATACCGACCCGCAACAAACCCTCGAAGCCGAGAAAATGGGCTTCCACGACCAGATGATCGACGGCGCGCCATGGCGCAGTTTCACCCTGGCGCGGGGTGATCTGCGGATCACCACGGCAGATCGGCAGATCGAACGCGAAGCCCTGAACATGTCGATCCTGCTGGCCGCCTCGGTGCCGGTAGGCGTGGCGTTGCTCGGTTGCCTGTGCCTGCTCTGGCTGGGCATCGGCCAGGGGTTGGCGCCGCTCAATCGCATGCGCGATGCCTTGATGCGCCGCAGTGCCGATTCCCTCGAACCGTTGCAGATCCAGCCGCTGCCCAGCGAACTGCAACCGTTGCTGGACACCCAGAATCAGTTGTTCCAGCGCATCGGCCGGACCATCGAACGCGAACGGCGCCTGACCGGTGACGCCGCCCACGAATTGCGCAGCCCGCTGACCGCGATCAAGACCCACCTGCAAGTGGCGCGCATGACCGACGGCGCGGCCCGGGATCAATCCCTGGCCCGGGCTGAAGAGGGCGCCGACCGCCTGCACCGCACCCTTGAACAATTGCTGTTGCTGGCGCGGGTCGAGGGCAGCCTGTCGTTCGATGACGGCGTGCAATGCAGCGCCGAGCAGGTGGCGAAACTGGCGATTCAGGATGCCGCCAGCGGTGATCGCCAGCGCATCAAGTTCCAACCGCCGACGAAGTGCTCGGCCGCCCCGGTGCAAATGCCCGCGGTGCTGTCGATTGCCGCGCTGCGTAACCTGCTGGATAACGCCTTGCGCCATACCCCGAGCGACGGCGCCGTGGAGTTGAGCCTGGAAACCACCGGTAATCGCGTGCGCTTCGTGGTCCGCGACCATGGGCCAGGGATTGCCGAAGATGACCTGCAGCACCTGACTCAACGCTTCTGGCGTAATGGCCAGAGCACCGGTTGCGGGCTGGGGTTGGCGATTGTTCAGGCGATTGTTCAGCGGTGTGCTTGTACCCTTCATTTCGACAGTCGGCCGGACGGGTTGCGGGTCGAGCTGACCATGCCGTTGCAAACCATCTGA
- a CDS encoding GNAT family N-acetyltransferase: MDAPLHICNATPADASIISRIVDRSIRIGCALDHRNDAKIVAAWTHNKSIEHVHTWLTDQRLYLNIALLQDKPIGVAMAANSGQVAFCYVQPEWFRRGAGQALIHDLEAWMLDRGLRQARLNSTRTSEAFYQRLGYRISAETFSVAGLHAIPMHKALTPPS; encoded by the coding sequence ATGGATGCACCCCTGCACATCTGCAACGCAACGCCTGCCGACGCCAGCATAATCAGCCGGATCGTCGATCGTTCGATCCGGATCGGTTGCGCACTCGACCACCGCAACGACGCGAAAATCGTCGCCGCCTGGACCCACAACAAATCCATCGAACACGTACACACCTGGCTGACCGACCAGCGGTTGTACCTGAACATCGCCCTGCTTCAGGACAAACCAATCGGCGTCGCCATGGCGGCGAACAGTGGCCAGGTTGCCTTCTGTTACGTGCAACCAGAATGGTTTCGTCGCGGCGCCGGACAGGCCTTGATCCATGACCTGGAAGCCTGGATGCTCGACCGGGGCTTGCGCCAGGCACGCCTCAACAGCACCCGTACCAGCGAAGCCTTTTATCAACGCCTGGGTTACCGCATCAGTGCTGAAACCTTCAGCGTGGCGGGGCTTCACGCCATTCCAATGCACAAGGCACTGACGCCACCTTCATAG
- a CDS encoding aspartate aminotransferase family protein has translation MSVATSLIEDQPARVAPVPAETLYQFNESPLLARQNQQESNARSYPRRIPLALKRAKGIYVEDVEGRSFIDCLAGAGTLALGHNHPVVIEAIQQVLTDELPLHTLDLTTPVKDQFVQDLFGLLPPALAAEAKIQFCGPTGTDAVEAALKLVRTATGRSTVLSFQGGYHGMSQGALSLMGSLGPKKPLGALLSSGVQFMPYPYDYRCPFGLGGAQGVQVNLNYLENLLNDPEAGVQLPAAVIVEVVQGEGGVIPADLDWLRGLRRITEQAGVALIVDEIQSGFARTGKMFAFEHAGIIPDVVVLSKAIGGSLPLAVVVYRDWLDTWLPGAHAGTFRGNQMAMAAGSAVMRYLKDNNVCAHAAAMGERLSEHLRILQRDFPQLGDIRGRGLMLGVELVDPNGTPDVQGHPPAFGRLAPLVQRECLKRGLILELGGRHGAVVRFLPPLVITAAEIDRVAEIFGRALAAATATL, from the coding sequence ATGTCAGTCGCTACCAGCCTTATCGAAGATCAGCCGGCCCGGGTTGCCCCAGTGCCTGCCGAGACGCTTTACCAGTTCAACGAATCGCCGTTGCTGGCCCGTCAGAACCAGCAGGAATCCAATGCCCGCAGTTATCCGCGACGCATTCCCCTGGCGCTCAAGCGGGCCAAGGGCATTTATGTCGAAGACGTCGAGGGCCGCAGTTTTATCGATTGCCTGGCCGGCGCCGGCACCCTGGCGCTGGGGCACAACCACCCGGTGGTGATCGAAGCGATCCAGCAAGTGCTGACCGATGAACTGCCACTGCACACCCTCGACCTGACGACTCCGGTCAAGGATCAATTCGTTCAGGACCTGTTTGGCCTGCTGCCGCCAGCCCTGGCCGCGGAAGCGAAAATCCAGTTCTGCGGCCCCACCGGCACCGATGCCGTGGAAGCCGCGCTGAAACTGGTGCGCACCGCCACCGGACGCAGCACCGTGTTGTCGTTCCAGGGCGGTTACCACGGCATGAGCCAGGGCGCGCTGAGCCTGATGGGCAGCCTGGGGCCGAAAAAGCCCTTGGGCGCCTTGCTCAGCAGCGGCGTGCAGTTCATGCCGTACCCTTACGATTACCGCTGCCCGTTCGGGCTCGGCGGCGCGCAAGGGGTGCAGGTTAACCTCAACTACCTGGAAAACCTGCTCAACGACCCCGAGGCTGGCGTGCAATTGCCGGCGGCGGTAATCGTCGAAGTGGTGCAGGGCGAGGGCGGGGTGATTCCGGCGGATCTCGACTGGTTGCGCGGCTTGCGACGTATCACCGAGCAGGCCGGCGTGGCGCTGATCGTCGATGAAATCCAGAGCGGTTTTGCCCGCACCGGCAAGATGTTCGCTTTCGAACACGCCGGGATCATTCCGGACGTAGTCGTCCTGTCTAAAGCCATCGGCGGCAGCCTGCCGTTGGCGGTGGTGGTCTATCGCGACTGGCTCGACACCTGGCTGCCGGGGGCTCATGCCGGGACGTTCCGTGGCAATCAGATGGCCATGGCCGCTGGTTCGGCGGTGATGCGCTACCTCAAAGACAACAACGTCTGCGCCCACGCTGCCGCCATGGGCGAACGTCTGAGCGAACACCTGCGCATTCTGCAACGGGACTTCCCGCAGCTCGGTGATATTCGCGGTCGCGGCCTGATGCTGGGCGTCGAACTGGTCGACCCGAACGGCACCCCGGACGTGCAAGGCCATCCACCGGCGTTCGGTCGCCTGGCGCCGCTGGTGCAACGCGAATGCCTCAAGCGCGGCTTGATCCTGGAACTGGGCGGCCGCCACGGTGCGGTGGTGCGCTTCCTGCCGCCGCTGGTGATCACCGCCGCAGAAATCGACCGCGTCGCGGAGATTTTTGGCCGGGCGTTGGCGGCGGCTACTGCCACGCTCTAA
- a CDS encoding MbtH family protein: MTSVFDREDILFQVVVNHEEQYSIWPDYKAVPQGWRTVGKSGLKKECLAYIEETWTDMRPLSLRQKMDEQAAVAH; this comes from the coding sequence ATGACGTCAGTATTCGACCGCGAGGACATCCTCTTTCAGGTCGTGGTCAACCACGAAGAGCAATACTCGATCTGGCCCGACTACAAAGCCGTGCCACAAGGCTGGCGTACCGTGGGCAAGAGTGGCCTGAAGAAAGAATGCCTGGCCTACATCGAAGAAACCTGGACGGATATGCGTCCGCTGAGCTTGCGGCAGAAGATGGACGAGCAGGCGGCTGTGGCTCACTGA
- a CDS encoding metal ABC transporter substrate-binding protein → MSFSLRQLTLTMALCGAVATSFAAENAKPLRVLASLPITYGLGEVLLKGTDVSLERAAPDNLPGSRQTAYFTGRGAPALAKLATDADAVIGLRSLWADDPLYPIARRSNIRIVEVDAARPVDGALPGIAVQPGNKVDGLNSQPWFSSNNMGRMADVMAADLVRLAPTAKPKIEANLAALKQRLLKFSADSEARLASADNLTVMSLSDHFGYLIGGLNLELVGLDARPDAEWTPEALKQLGATLKENDVAVVLHHRQPSDALKAVISAAGSRLVVLSTDAADPVAELEGNVDLVIKGLSDGPSA, encoded by the coding sequence ATGTCTTTTTCTCTGCGTCAACTGACCCTGACCATGGCCCTGTGTGGGGCGGTCGCGACATCTTTTGCGGCTGAAAATGCCAAGCCACTGCGTGTGCTGGCGTCCTTGCCGATTACTTACGGTCTGGGCGAGGTCTTGCTCAAAGGCACCGACGTCAGCCTCGAACGGGCGGCACCGGACAATCTGCCCGGCAGCCGCCAGACCGCTTACTTCACCGGGCGGGGCGCCCCGGCGCTGGCCAAACTGGCGACCGACGCCGATGCGGTGATCGGCCTGCGCTCGCTGTGGGCGGATGACCCGCTCTACCCCATCGCCCGGCGCAGCAATATCCGCATTGTCGAAGTCGATGCCGCGCGCCCAGTGGACGGCGCCCTGCCCGGCATCGCCGTGCAACCGGGGAACAAGGTCGATGGCTTGAACAGTCAGCCATGGTTTTCCAGCAACAACATGGGGCGCATGGCGGACGTGATGGCCGCTGACCTGGTGCGCCTGGCGCCCACGGCCAAGCCGAAAATCGAAGCCAACCTGGCCGCGCTCAAGCAGCGTTTGCTCAAGTTCAGCGCCGACAGCGAAGCGCGCCTGGCCAGTGCCGACAACCTCACGGTAATGAGCCTGAGTGATCACTTCGGCTACCTGATCGGCGGGCTCAACCTGGAACTGGTCGGCCTCGATGCGCGGCCAGATGCCGAGTGGACGCCCGAAGCGCTCAAGCAATTGGGCGCGACGCTCAAGGAAAATGACGTGGCGGTGGTGCTGCATCATCGCCAGCCGTCGGACGCGTTGAAAGCGGTGATCAGCGCGGCCGGGAGTCGGTTGGTGGTATTAAGCACGGACGCGGCGGACCCGGTGGCGGAGTTGGAGGGGAATGTGGATTTGGTGATCAAGGGGCTGAGCGACGGGCCTTCGGCCTAA